ATAACACGATGAAACtgggagaaaggagcaggccatctactacttaagtaagaagttcacaccataCGAGGCCAAGTATACTCTGATAGAACGCACTtgttgtgctttgacttggaTTGTTCAAAAGATAAGTCATTACATGTCGAAATACACTACACATCTAATATCTCAGCTTGACCCACTCAAGTACATGTTTCAGATGCCAATGCCTACCGGAAAGCTAGTTAAATGGCAAATTCTCCTCAGCGAATTTGATattgtgtacataactcagaagTCTATCAAAGGACAAGCTTTAGAAGACCACCTCACCGAGAATCCGATGGATGGGGATTACTAACCACTTACCACGTATTTCCCCGATGAAGAAGTACTATTTGTCGGGGAAGATATTGCAGGATTATACCCTGGATGGaggatgtttttcgatggagcagcAAACTTTGAAGGAGTGGGGATTGGGGCAGTCCTGATTTTGGAATGTGGACAACACTTTCCAGCATTGGCAAAGATAAGATTCctttgtaccaataatatggctgaatacgaGGCATACATCCTTGGAATCAGAATGGCAGTCAACATGaacatcaaagaacttttggtcatagaaGATTCCGATTTGCtgatacaccaagtccaaggAGAATGGTCAACTAAGATTGTCAAGATACTGTCGTATCTGCACTGCGTGAAGGAACTATGCAAAAAGTTCAaaaagattgagttcaagcacgtCCCCAAAATTCAGAACGAGTTCATTGACGCCCTTGCGACCTTATCATATtcagcatccagacaagaactacatcgaccccatcaagatagaaatcaaggaTCAACATGCATATTGCTTCCATGTGAATGAACAACTAGATGGTAAACCTTGGTATCACGATATCAAGAAGTTCCTTGCGACCCAGGAGTACCTAGAAAATGCTACTAATGGTAAACAACGAGTCCTCGGGAGGGTGGCAAACCACTTATTCCTTAACGGGAAAGTCTTATATAGGAGGACACCAAACTTAGGTTTGTTGTGATGTGTATACGCCTCCGAAGCAACCAAACTATTGTAAGAAATACATGCAGGGACGTGCGGACCCCACATGAACAAGTTCACGttagccaagaagattttgagagATGGATACTTTTAGATAAATATGGAAAGCGACAGTATCTGctatgtgcagaagtgtcaccagtgtcAGATTCACGGAGATTTCATTCGAGTTCCACCAAATGAGTTAAATGTAATGGGTTCACTCTGGCCTTTTGTCGCCTGGGGCATGGACATGATAGGACCCATAGAGCTTGCAACGTCAAATGGACTTTGTTTCATTTTGGTAGACATCGActatttcaccaaatgggtcgaggcatctacttacaaggctgtcacaaagaaggtagtggTGGATTTTGTTCGTAACAACATTGTTTGCAAATTTGGGATACCAGAgtctatcatcactgacaatgccgctaCACTCAATAGAGACCTCGTGAAGGAAATCTGCGAGAAGTTCAGAATTGTCCACCGTAATTCCACAGCCTAcagaccacaaatgaatgggTCAGTTGAGGCAGCTAACAGGAATATCG
This sequence is a window from Nicotiana tomentosiformis chromosome 5, ASM39032v3, whole genome shotgun sequence. Protein-coding genes within it:
- the LOC138891955 gene encoding uncharacterized protein — protein: MFFDGAANFEGVGIGAVLILECGQHFPALAKIRFLCTNNMAEYEAYILGIRMAVNMNIKELLVIEDSDLLIHQVQGEWSTKIVKILSYLHCVKELCKKFKKIEFKHVPKIQNEFIDALATLSYSASRQELHRPHQDRNQGSTCILLPCE